In Bacillus sp. S3, the sequence TTGTTTAGCCGCTTCATCCAATGTCTTAGCAGATGCGATGGTGATTAGTTTCTCTTCACTAACAAGCATTGGTAATGGATAAGTTTCGCCTCTTACCACATCAACTTTTATCGTTACTTCTCCTGGAATTTCCAAACCACAGATAACAATTTCTCCGTCCGCCATCACCGCATGTAAATCTCCCATTGACAGGAGCGCACCGGAAACATTGACTGGCAGATATAATGTTGAGCCTTTGACGATTTTCTTACAGTCCATATTCCCGCCGTGTTCTCCCGGAGTGCCAGTTGGAATTTCTGTGACTGCCGGTGCCGTCCCAATGACCCCAATCATCGGTTTAATGGGAATGTGAATGATCTCATTAAAAATGGCTTTCCCCTCTTCGATTGGGATTACTTTTGTCGTTTCCCCAGTCACAATATCACCAAGAACACCAAGCTTCGGGGCCGTCGTCATAACCCCTTTGCTTTCAATATTAATTTCTAAGATCTCCACTTTTAATATATCCCCCGGCTCCGCCCCTTCAATATATAATGGGCCAGTAGCAGGATTAATTTGATCCCAGCCTACTGAGCTAAACGGCTGATCTTCCTCCTGTATTTGATTACTGAAACAATCATATGTTTCAAAAACGACCATACTCCCAGGTTTTACTTTTTTAACCGCTGGATTGTTGCGTGACATTTTCAGCACACATTGGTCTTTGTGAATAATTTCCATTACCTCAACTCCGTTTTTAATAATGAAGTAGTTTCATATAAAGCATTGCTTACCCGGCTGTTAGTGAATATGACACTTTTCCATCCTTATTCACGTCCACTAAAGCGCCTCTAAGGAGGCCTTGATCATAATCTGTTCCCGCATTAATACATATTGTCCTTCCTATAGTGGTCACTCCCCGGCTTTCATGAACATGCCCGTGTAAGGAGAGAAGGGGTTGATATTTTTCAATGGCTTCACGAACAGCTTTACTGCCAATTGGCGCTGTTGCTAAGGAATCCCCGTCGAGAACAGGCTTTAACTCATCATCATACAAAGTCCCTTGATCCAAATCGGTGTCGTAGGGAGGAATGTGAATGTTGAAGATACATTTATTCATATCCTGAACCTGATTGGCAGCGTTTTCAATTTTCTCCGCTAGTTCTTCCTCACTAAATTCACGCGGATACTTAAATACACTTGGCTTCCCGCCGCCCACTGAGAGGATTTCAAATCCGTCTACCTCAATCACTCTTCCATCCCCATTTTGCACAAACTTTCCGTCATTGAGTATCTCATCAAGATAAAAGTCATCCACGCTGCCCGGAATCATGATACAAGGAATTCCTGCTGCTTTAAACCTTTCATCAGCCAAATCGACCCAATCCTTAACCACTTCTATTTGCTTTTCTTTAATAATTCGCTCCGCGTCGCTCTCTTTTAGTTGATTTAGCTCTTCTTCTGTCACTAAGAATGGATAGAATCCCGCATCCCTTAAATTTCTTTCCAAGTCTGGCAGTTCATTTGCTCTCTTTACTTTCACCGTGGAGCCATAATATCGGCATGTATAAATGCCGGACTTTTCAACAATCGGGACGACCATTTTCCCTGTAAAATCCCCGCCATAAATAACTAAATCCGCTTGATAAAACTTACCGGCATTGGTGAATTTTCGAAACGCGGTTTCTCCTCCGTGCAGATCGCCTGCATAAAAAATTTTCAAAGTCCCCACCTCATCCTATTAATTTTTGAAAAATTGATTAGTCTGATGGAATCTCCTGGAATTGAATATCAATATCTATTCCTTTTTTAGCATGGTGACGTTTCATCACAAAATAGATGATGATCGGGATCAACATTAAACACAGGGAGACCACAATCATCGTAAATGGTAAATCCCCTCTTAAGAATGGGATTAGGAGATAGTAACAAATCGAGACGCTAATCGCTAAGGTTAGCCAGCCTAAAATCGTGACTAAATGGATACCTAAAAATTTTGTCTTTACGATAGGTGGTGAGGAATTAAACAAAATTTTCTTTCTTGTTGAAAAAACAATACCGGCAATCCCAAGGAATATCCAAGCTAGGAACCATGTAAAAATGGTGTAAGCAATATTTGCTGTCCAAGCAGGGACGAAAATATCCAGCATTAAGAAAAACCAGGCACCAATAATAACGGTTCTTAGCGCATACGTAGGTGAATTTGTCTTTTTATTTAGTTCCATAAATTTACTAGGGATCAGACGGTCAAATGACCAGGCAACCATATTACGTGATGGCCCAAAGCCTAAACCAGCAGCTGATCCAAAGGTAGCAACAGCAAAACAGATGGCAATTAAGAACACAAACACAGGATTCTTTGTCATGATCCCAATCATTATGGTAATAAATGGATCATAACCTTTAAATGGATAGGCTTCATGGCCAGAATTATATAAATAATACAGGCTATTGGACCAGATATCCCCGAAGTTAATATAGGACATCGCATAAAAGATCGCCCATACTACCATTAAAATCGCCAATGATCCAAATAATGCCATTAACTGAGATTTTTGAACGTTTCGCACTTCTCCAGCCAGATTCGCTCCAAAGGTTGATCCAAGTGTATTTAGGATGATGTAGGTTGAACCTGCCATAACCGTTGCACCGAAGAGGAACTCCGTTGTATATCCATCAGCTTTAGCGATTGGAATGACATCTCCATAGGCTAAACCTGTCAGCTGTGTAAAATTGGCTGCAAACGTTCCTTGCCCAGTGATTAAGTTTGCAATGATAAAGACAACAGCTCCAACAAGAGTAGCACCCAAAGTTAGGTACGCCAATCTTACCATCCACTTTGTTCCTTTATAATAGATAAAGTAGATAAACAACAGCAAGCCCGTGCCAATAATCGCATGCATATAATTTCTATTGAAAAACTCTGCTAAATTCAGCCATGCTCCATCATTTCCATTAATTAATGCGATTGAATAGAAGAATTCGACTACAGACCATTTAATGATCCAGTTTAAAAGAATTCCAGTCCATGAGATAGAGGTAAAAGTAATCATAAAGCTTGCCATCAGACCAAGCGAGGGATGGAGAATCCGGCTAATATAGATATATTCCCCGCCAGACCTAGGCATCGAGACTGATAATAACCAGTAAAGACCTGCAATAATGAACATCTGTGCCACAGCCAAAATGGCCCAGACCATATGGGCACCTGGATACAGAAACGGCGCCCACATGATATAAACGAGCGCAAACATCAGCCCTGGATTTGCAGCAGAGTAAATCATCGTGTCAATGGGACTAATTTGCCGAGCGATTCCACCGGTAGATTTCTGTTCAAACAAAGCGAGACCAGCTTTAGACATTTTTTCTCCCTTCTCTCCTTAAAAGTTAGCAATCGAGTTGACAATCACAATGACTGTTTACGGCACCACTTTCATTCACCATCAGGGATTAGAACAATCATTCACCCCCTTATATGTTAAAAATATTAAGATTGTTATCCTTCAAATTTTGGCAAAATCATTTGCAGTTCATTATGTGGACGAGGGATGACATGGATAGATAGAATCTCTCCCACACGCTGAGCCGCTTCACTTCCTGCCTCCGTCGCTGCTTTAACTGCGCCCACGTCCCCCGTTACAAGGACGGTCACAATCCCACCGCCAACATGAATCTTACCTATTAGATTGACATTTGCCGCCTTTACCATCGCATCCGCTGCTTCAAGGGATGCCACTAATCCTCTTGTCTCGATCATGCCAAGTGCGCCATTAATAGCCATGCTTCATTCCTCCTACTTTTCTTAAAAATCCATTTGTCCCGTTCCTATTCCCCCCTCACTCGTGATACGAGGAAAATTTCACCCGACTATGTTCCCGTTCTTTTGGGCTCATGGAAACTGAGAGGTTTTTCCAAGTTTTCAATTCTTCCATCGTTAGCGGAACTATGTGCGAAGGGATTTCATCCACTTTTTTTGAAAATCCCACTGTGGAGGTAATATTGTTCCATTGTTTTATCTCCTCGTTCGTAAGGGGGGGATATTCTACCCTTTCATCCACTTCGAAAGATTGTTCACTCCAACCATTTTGAACAAAACCTTTCGATTCTTCCTCCAGCCGCGAAAGTACTAATCTCGTAATTTTTTCAACTAACTCCGCGTCCATTCCTACACCACCTTAAAAAGCACTATCGTTATGATCATTTCCTATATCTTCCCGTCCTGCAGGAATCTCTTTGCCAATTCATCAGTAGACTCTGTAAATCCGCTTCCTAATTCCCTCGTAGTCTCATTATCACGACTCCCTACCCAAGCAATCAGCTGAAGTCTTCTCATCAGAATAAAGGTAGGGATTTCAGCCTCTTCTTCTTCTGAAAGGGGGCGAATCCCACGATAACCTTTCAACCATGAGGCAATTAGGGAAGGTACATATGGTAAATGCTCGATAAAGCTTAAAGAGGTAGCCAGGTCATAGAGATACCAGCCAAATCCACAATCATCAAAGTCAATCACCTTAATTTGTTCGCACTCAACCAATAAATTAGCAAGCCGTAAATCGGAATGAATCAAGCCATATCGATCAGGTCCTTTTCCAAATTGGTTCAGTCTTTGTCTAATTTTTTCTGAAACATCCGTAAACAATTCTGTTCGCTCCGCTGTCATCCCGAGGCCATCTTGCCATCTGCCCCACTTTGGATTGGAGCCTAGAATGGTATCGTAATCCCAGGTGAGCCTGCGGATTTTCCGAAGATTTTCCCGGTGATCGATACTATGTCCATGCAATTGCGCGGTAATTTCGCCAAGCTTCCTAAATTGACTGATAAGTTCACTCTCGTTTTCTTCATTGGGGGCCTGACCGTCTAAAAATGTGAAAAGGGTGCAGTAATAAAGATCATTTTGATAGTCAACTACTTGTATATATTCATTATTTCCTCCTAAAATAGGCAGGGAAACCTGAATAGATGAATGTTCATCAATTGACATCAACCATTCAAGCTCACTCTCTACTTCCTTTTTTGTATGATATCCTGGGCGCCCAACACGTAATATATATTTATTACCTGCAGCTGAATCATGAACGAGATACGTAGCATTTTCTGAATAATTTAATAGTTGAATCGTAGATTGCGATAAAAATGGGTAACAGGGAAGGGCGGAATTCGCAATTTCATTAAATTTATTTAATGATTCATGTAATGGATCAACTGAGGAGCTGCTCATTTTCATTTCTCCCTTCTAATGGTCAGCTATAACTATAAGCCATTTTTGCTGCCTGTTTTATACTAAGTTCGCATTTTGAAAGTAACTCATCACAATAGTCTTGATCGCAAAGTAAACCAGGTTTAAATTGAAGAACTCGATTATCAAGCATGGAATAAATGGCCCAAACTCCATTTTTAAACAGCTGCTGCATGACAAAGATGGCGCCTTGTGGATGGCTGAACTCCAGCCCCATCACAACACCTAATTGGCGAATCCCCGTAAAAAAGTCTGGATTTTGGTTCTTAATCGTCTCAAGTCCTGTCCGTAAATAACGGGCTACAAAATCTACGTTTTGCTGTACTTCCCTCCGTCTGGAGATTTCCAACACCTTCATCGCCACAATACAGCCTAATTCCGAACCGCCGAATGTGGAGATGTGGGCAAACCCATCTTCATTCATCCAATTGCCAGCCTTTTTACTCACAACGGTAGCTGCAATCGGATAGATTCCACCACTGAAGCCTTTGGAGGTAACTAAAATATCTGGTTCGATTCCATAATGTTCAACGCCCCAAAGTTTTCCGGTCCGCATTAAACCCGTTTGCACCTCATCAGCGATATATAATGATCCAAACCGTTCACACAATCGTTTAACAGAAGATAGATATCCTTTTTCCGGAAGCGGGAATCCATAGGTTGCCGGAATGGTTTCGATAATGACACAGGCAACATCTTCATTTATTAGCGCTCTCTCCATCGCATGTAAATCATTAAATGGTACATGAATAAATTCTGCCGGATCCCCTTCACTTAAGAAAGGGCGTGAATATCGTTCATTCCCTAATGAGACAGCGAGTCCGGTATGACCATGATACCCATTGATGATGGAGACGATTTTTTTTCTTTTCGTAGCATATCTTGCACATTTTAAGGCGACATCGATGGCTTCACTTCCACCTGCAGATAAGATCGAATAGTGTAGTCCGTCAGGTGTGCATTGTGACAGTTGTTCTGCAAGCTGGGCACGTGTCATCGCCGGAAAATGGTGATTTCCGATATCGAATTCATTTAAGGCTTCCTTTAATGCAGCAATAATTTCAGGATTACGATGTCCCAGATTATAGGTCCCACCATTTAAATGGACATCCATTAATTTTTTTCCATTCATATCGTAAAAGTAATACCCTTCTCGTTTCCCCATAACCAAGTCAATACCATCTTTTTGCCATTGACTGGTTTTCCCAGGATTCCACCATTGAATCGATTGATCAATGACTGTTTTTTTACTTGCAAATTCAACCATACACTTCTATCCTCATTTCTCTTAAAATATTATGCCATGATTGTTTAAATCACAATTGTTATTTCGGCTAATTCATTTCATCTGCAACAATTAATTCAATTCCTCTTTCACTTACAAGTTTCCTCCATTCAATCGAGGAGCTAGAATCGGTGATTATCTTAGATGCATCTGTCAAGGCGCACATATTGGCGAAGGTAGTTTTCCCGAACTTCGTATGATCCGCCAATATGATTACTTCTTCCGCACGTTCCATCATTTTTCGTGAGATGCTTGAGCCGCTGATATCGTAATCAGTAATTCCATTAACGGTAGAAATTCCCCCCGCACAAATAAAGGCTTTATTTGCCTGGAGCAGCTCTAGCATTCTCTCAGAAAGAGGACCACTTGTATATTTTTGGTTTCTTTCAATTTCACCACCAATAAAAATAACACGGCCTTTAAATACATCCATCGCACCGAGCATGATCGGCACAGAATGAGTAATCAAGGTAATATCTTTTTTGTCCACTAAGTATGGAATCATGTCTAATGGCGTAGTCCCATTTCCAATCATAATGATGTCGCCATCCTCAATAAGACTGGCAGCCG encodes:
- a CDS encoding acetamidase/formamidase family protein, giving the protein MEIIHKDQCVLKMSRNNPAVKKVKPGSMVVFETYDCFSNQIQEEDQPFSSVGWDQINPATGPLYIEGAEPGDILKVEILEINIESKGVMTTAPKLGVLGDIVTGETTKVIPIEEGKAIFNEIIHIPIKPMIGVIGTAPAVTEIPTGTPGEHGGNMDCKKIVKGSTLYLPVNVSGALLSMGDLHAVMADGEIVICGLEIPGEVTIKVDVVRGETYPLPMLVSEEKLITIASAKTLDEAAKQATINMHTFIVEHLGLPIDEAGMLLSLVGDLRICQVVDPLMTARMELPQWILDQYKLRIK
- a CDS encoding metallophosphoesterase, producing MKIFYAGDLHGGETAFRKFTNAGKFYQADLVIYGGDFTGKMVVPIVEKSGIYTCRYYGSTVKVKRANELPDLERNLRDAGFYPFLVTEEELNQLKESDAERIIKEKQIEVVKDWVDLADERFKAAGIPCIMIPGSVDDFYLDEILNDGKFVQNGDGRVIEVDGFEILSVGGGKPSVFKYPREFSEEELAEKIENAANQVQDMNKCIFNIHIPPYDTDLDQGTLYDDELKPVLDGDSLATAPIGSKAVREAIEKYQPLLSLHGHVHESRGVTTIGRTICINAGTDYDQGLLRGALVDVNKDGKVSYSLTAG
- a CDS encoding APC family permease encodes the protein MSKAGLALFEQKSTGGIARQISPIDTMIYSAANPGLMFALVYIMWAPFLYPGAHMVWAILAVAQMFIIAGLYWLLSVSMPRSGGEYIYISRILHPSLGLMASFMITFTSISWTGILLNWIIKWSVVEFFYSIALINGNDGAWLNLAEFFNRNYMHAIIGTGLLLFIYFIYYKGTKWMVRLAYLTLGATLVGAVVFIIANLITGQGTFAANFTQLTGLAYGDVIPIAKADGYTTEFLFGATVMAGSTYIILNTLGSTFGANLAGEVRNVQKSQLMALFGSLAILMVVWAIFYAMSYINFGDIWSNSLYYLYNSGHEAYPFKGYDPFITIMIGIMTKNPVFVFLIAICFAVATFGSAAGLGFGPSRNMVAWSFDRLIPSKFMELNKKTNSPTYALRTVIIGAWFFLMLDIFVPAWTANIAYTIFTWFLAWIFLGIAGIVFSTRKKILFNSSPPIVKTKFLGIHLVTILGWLTLAISVSICYYLLIPFLRGDLPFTMIVVSLCLMLIPIIIYFVMKRHHAKKGIDIDIQFQEIPSD
- a CDS encoding BMC domain-containing protein; this encodes MAINGALGMIETRGLVASLEAADAMVKAANVNLIGKIHVGGGIVTVLVTGDVGAVKAATEAGSEAAQRVGEILSIHVIPRPHNELQMILPKFEG
- a CDS encoding phosphotransferase enzyme family protein, with the translated sequence MSSSSVDPLHESLNKFNEIANSALPCYPFLSQSTIQLLNYSENATYLVHDSAAGNKYILRVGRPGYHTKKEVESELEWLMSIDEHSSIQVSLPILGGNNEYIQVVDYQNDLYYCTLFTFLDGQAPNEENESELISQFRKLGEITAQLHGHSIDHRENLRKIRRLTWDYDTILGSNPKWGRWQDGLGMTAERTELFTDVSEKIRQRLNQFGKGPDRYGLIHSDLRLANLLVECEQIKVIDFDDCGFGWYLYDLATSLSFIEHLPYVPSLIASWLKGYRGIRPLSEEEEAEIPTFILMRRLQLIAWVGSRDNETTRELGSGFTESTDELAKRFLQDGKI
- a CDS encoding aspartate aminotransferase family protein, with the translated sequence MVEFASKKTVIDQSIQWWNPGKTSQWQKDGIDLVMGKREGYYFYDMNGKKLMDVHLNGGTYNLGHRNPEIIAALKEALNEFDIGNHHFPAMTRAQLAEQLSQCTPDGLHYSILSAGGSEAIDVALKCARYATKRKKIVSIINGYHGHTGLAVSLGNERYSRPFLSEGDPAEFIHVPFNDLHAMERALINEDVACVIIETIPATYGFPLPEKGYLSSVKRLCERFGSLYIADEVQTGLMRTGKLWGVEHYGIEPDILVTSKGFSGGIYPIAATVVSKKAGNWMNEDGFAHISTFGGSELGCIVAMKVLEISRRREVQQNVDFVARYLRTGLETIKNQNPDFFTGIRQLGVVMGLEFSHPQGAIFVMQQLFKNGVWAIYSMLDNRVLQFKPGLLCDQDYCDELLSKCELSIKQAAKMAYSYS
- a CDS encoding DeoR/GlpR family DNA-binding transcription regulator, yielding MSLSFEERKTTIMESLEKEEKVQVRMLAHILQVSDETIRRDLDRLEKEGFLKKVYGGAVKTKIHSWELPFDEKTMINNIEKHAICRAAASLIEDGDIIMIGNGTTPLDMIPYLVDKKDITLITHSVPIMLGAMDVFKGRVIFIGGEIERNQKYTSGPLSERMLELLQANKAFICAGGISTVNGITDYDISGSSISRKMMERAEEVIILADHTKFGKTTFANMCALTDASKIITDSSSSIEWRKLVSERGIELIVADEMN